From the Clostridium cagae genome, the window TTATTTTGGTACTAGTGTGTCATACTATTTTATAAACTGAAAAGTACCTCTTACTCTCATTAAATTCTACTTATTTTATTCAGTTACTAATGCACATTTACCATTATAATTACATGGAGTATATATCAGAAAATTCTATATCAAATACTTCTATCTTTGAAGAAATTTTTTTATTATTATATTCAGCTAGTTTTTCTTCATCAATCTTTTTAATAGGCAAAGTGAATATTATTTCGGTTCCTTCATCCTCTTCACTATTTATCCATATCTTTCCTTCGTGCATTTCAACAATTGATTTTACAAGGGATAAACCTATTCCACTTCCCTCATAATTTTTATGCAAAGAATTCTCAACTTGTTTAAATCTTTCAAATATTTTTTCTTTGTATTCCTTTGGAATTCCTATTCCATTATCTTTTACTGATATTGTTACTTCATTATCATGTAAATTAGTAGAAATATTTACTTTTATTATTCCATCTTTTTCGGTATATTTTAATGCATTAGATACTAAATTTAAAATTATCCGCTCTATTTTTTCTGGATCACAGGCAAGTATTATTTCTTCTTCATCCGTATCGAATATAATGTTTCGTTCTTTATTTTTAGTGTATTCTGCTACCGATAAAACAATTTCTTCAATAACATTAACTATATTTTTATTTACCATATTAACTTTATAGTGCCCACCATCTATTTTAGTTATATCTATTAAATTGTTTACAAGTTTTAATAACCTATATGAATTTTGTTTTAATCCCCTTACATATTTACTCATGCTTTGTTTTTCTAACATATCATCAAATTTCTTTATATATGATTCCATAAGTTGAGCTGTAGTTAAAATTATATTTAACGGTGTCTTAAATTCATGAGATAAATTCGCAAAAAATTGTGTCTTTAAACTTTCTAATGCAATTGCATTCTCTAATCTCTTATTCTCTAATGCTAGTTTATTATAATTTGTTATATCTTTTCCTGTCATTATAAAAGTCTTTCCACCATTTATATAACTCCAATTCCATTCTATAATTCTATACTCTCCATTTTTACAAAGACATTTATCTATAAAACCAACATATTTCCATTTACTATAACCCCGTGCTAATTTTATTAATTTATATATTCTAGGTAAATCATCTTTGTGTATTAAATCAGTACATTTCATATTTATAAGCTCTTCTTTAGACCAACCTAATACTTTTGTCCAATTATCAGTTACCTTTGCAAAATAGCCATCCTCTCTTGCTATAGCACACAAATCTGTAGCTGTCTCTAAAAACAATTCTAGTTCTTTTTCACTTTCTGAACGTTTATTAAGTTCTGTTTTCAAAGTTGCATATAAACATTTATTCTTAATTATTATTCCTATAACATCACACATTGATTTTATAATGTCTTCATTATTATTTTTATAGTCAATATATTTATCACTATATTGAACTTCTAAGACTCCAATCAATTCATATCCATATCTTATACAATAAAATTTGTCTAATTCAGTATTATTAATACTTTCTTTTGATATTGTTTCACTACAATTATTTAAAAATCCGCTTCTCACATAATTTTCAAAAAAATCCTTTTCAGAGTTATATATATATACACTCATTCCTTCTGCATCTAATATTTTTTTAAAATCACTTATTATTTGTTTTAATCTCTCTTTATTTTTTAATTCATTATGTTTATTTCTATTATAAATATTAATTGATGTGTCTTCTATATTAGACTGTATACTTTTTTTAGATTTAATTTCTCTTGAAAATTCACCTATTACATTTATCTTATTGCTACTTAAAAATGGTACACTATAAGTTTCAAGATTCATATTTTCTTCTGTAATTTTAACTTCTCTTTTGGAATAGATCTTCATCTTTTTATTTAATATTCTTTTATTATTAGATAATTTATTCAATTCTACTTTATCTTTAAAATCTAAAATCTTTTTTTCTAAACCTAATTTTTCACTTGCTAATTTATTAGTATACTTATATCTACCATTTTCGTCCTTAATAGATACCATATACGGAATATTATCCAACAAATTCTCTAAATCCTCTATTGTGTATTCTCTCTTCTCTTTCACATATCTATTAACCATATCTCTTCTCCTAATTTATAATTAAATTATAATAACCCTTTATAGATTATTTTACCATATTTGTCTTATATAGCGAAATTTTATTTTGTTTTTATCGTGTTTTTTATTATAAATAGAAAATTTATGTTTTAAAATGTAATTTTTATAAAATATATGTATTTTTTATAGAAAACTTATATTTTTCATCACAAAATATAATATAATTATTTTAATCTATTGTAAAAATTCAACAATATATATTAATAAAATTTAAATACTTAGATGACTATTTTAGCATATAATGATATGTTATCATGTTAATTATAATTATTTAAAAAATCATTTTTTACTATAGAAAAATATGATAATATAAATGATGGTAAAATATTTTAAAGGGGGGTAACTAGAATGACATGTGCATCAAAATATCTTAATGAAGGTTATAACTGTGCTGAATCATTAATTAAATTTTACAATGATGAATATAATGAAAATATTCCACTTGGATTAGGTAGTGGAATGGGGGCAGGTGCTGGAATCGGAAGTCTTTGTGGTGCTATAAATGCAGGAATTGTAATTATAGGTTTCTTAAAAGGACGACATAATAATAACGAAATCAATATGGCTAGGGATTATTCTAGGGAATTCGTAACAAAAATCAAAGAAAAATATTCTACAGAAATGTGTAGAGAATTAAAAGCAAATAAAATCAGTTGTGGTGAAATAGTAGATTTTTCCTATGATACATTAATTAATGTATTACAAGATTAATATTTTATCATAAAAAATGTGCTATAAACTAAGTTATTAGTTTATAGCACATTTTTATATTCTTATAATCCTTGTTGATTATTTTTTTTAGCAAGATAAGGCATTATAACACCTAATCCAATTAATATAAACGGTGTTACTATATTAAGTATTAATTTAAATATATCTGTAGAATACATACCACTAATACATGCAAAAGCGGTAAATGCAAAGCACCAAGCTCCAAAAATAATACCAACAGTATTATTTTTAACAAAGTAGTACTCTCTATTAAACTTTTCTCCAGCTTTCTTTAAAGCAATATAAGCTATAAATACCCATAAATAACGAAGTGGCATACAAACTGCATTTAGTTTTACTAACCACTTAACTAAATCATCAACATTTTTAATCCCAATAGCTGGAACTATTATTAATATTGATACTATTACTAATATTAATTTGTGCCCATTTTTATAAGCCCCATTTTTATTTTTTATAAACATTTTTTCTGGAATGAAATTCTTATCAGCACTATCAAGTAACATACGTAATGGTGCATCAATTGATATAATTAATACTGCAAATTGTCCAATAAGGTTTGTAATAGCATATATAATTACGAATAAATTTCCAAGATGATAATATTCACCAAGCTTTTGAAAAGCATAATATGCACCATTTGTCATTAAATCATTAGGTACATTATTTGAATCAAACATCATACCAAGTGAAACTGTTCCTAAAATTGCACATACAGCTACCATCATTGCAAGAGCAATCATTCCTTTAGAAAATCCTTTTTCTGGATCTTTCATTTCATTAACATAAGGTGAAATCTTTTCGCATCCACCAACTGCAAATACTAGAATAGCTAAATTAGTAAAAAATTTAGTATCAAATGTAGGCATAAATGTTTTAAAAGACCAATCAATAGTGTTTAGCTTTGCATCTGTAATTGCTGGTGCTGCTACCATTAGCACTATAAATAGAATTGACATTACAAACATTGATGTACCAGCAAGCG encodes:
- a CDS encoding APC family permease, which encodes MSKNKDKQIMWYTLAFMAFSAVWGFGNVINGFSEYDGLKAIVSWIIIFAIYFIPYALMVGELGSAFKDYGGGVSSWINETIGPKLAYYAGWTYWVVHMPYISQKPSNVMIATSWAIFQDKRISAMSPKIMQIICLIIFLFGLYIASKGLNPLKKLSALAGTSMFVMSILFIVLMVAAPAITDAKLNTIDWSFKTFMPTFDTKFFTNLAILVFAVGGCEKISPYVNEMKDPEKGFSKGMIALAMMVAVCAILGTVSLGMMFDSNNVPNDLMTNGAYYAFQKLGEYYHLGNLFVIIYAITNLIGQFAVLIISIDAPLRMLLDSADKNFIPEKMFIKNKNGAYKNGHKLILVIVSILIIVPAIGIKNVDDLVKWLVKLNAVCMPLRYLWVFIAYIALKKAGEKFNREYYFVKNNTVGIIFGAWCFAFTAFACISGMYSTDIFKLILNIVTPFILIGLGVIMPYLAKKNNQQGL
- a CDS encoding C-GCAxxG-C-C family (seleno)protein, translated to MTCASKYLNEGYNCAESLIKFYNDEYNENIPLGLGSGMGAGAGIGSLCGAINAGIVIIGFLKGRHNNNEINMARDYSREFVTKIKEKYSTEMCRELKANKISCGEIVDFSYDTLINVLQD
- a CDS encoding sensor histidine kinase: MVNRYVKEKREYTIEDLENLLDNIPYMVSIKDENGRYKYTNKLASEKLGLEKKILDFKDKVELNKLSNNKRILNKKMKIYSKREVKITEENMNLETYSVPFLSSNKINVIGEFSREIKSKKSIQSNIEDTSINIYNRNKHNELKNKERLKQIISDFKKILDAEGMSVYIYNSEKDFFENYVRSGFLNNCSETISKESINNTELDKFYCIRYGYELIGVLEVQYSDKYIDYKNNNEDIIKSMCDVIGIIIKNKCLYATLKTELNKRSESEKELELFLETATDLCAIAREDGYFAKVTDNWTKVLGWSKEELINMKCTDLIHKDDLPRIYKLIKLARGYSKWKYVGFIDKCLCKNGEYRIIEWNWSYINGGKTFIMTGKDITNYNKLALENKRLENAIALESLKTQFFANLSHEFKTPLNIILTTAQLMESYIKKFDDMLEKQSMSKYVRGLKQNSYRLLKLVNNLIDITKIDGGHYKVNMVNKNIVNVIEEIVLSVAEYTKNKERNIIFDTDEEEIILACDPEKIERIILNLVSNALKYTEKDGIIKVNISTNLHDNEVTISVKDNGIGIPKEYKEKIFERFKQVENSLHKNYEGSGIGLSLVKSIVEMHEGKIWINSEEDEGTEIIFTLPIKKIDEEKLAEYNNKKISSKIEVFDIEFSDIYSM